The Euphorbia lathyris chromosome 2, ddEupLath1.1, whole genome shotgun sequence genome includes a window with the following:
- the LOC136220972 gene encoding uncharacterized protein: MDCFVGKRKSKSRSKSKRNQYEKQLRGLNGKVRVLEDEMKAMMCEREKESRGYERDEMIFAFKEDEWKQEKKKLKDEVKRLRKMLEDKNNSSVLVEQMREERIWRDEAVEKWKKLYLAIKTELDDLILRTHPGDGLYRKAEKEEVIEELKKEVKNKEKSIEELKERLGLLEKEEYKRAREVDILRQSLRIMTSKKVPNFPLTKPKFAFVKQAIKA, translated from the exons ATGGATTGCTTTGTTGGGAAGAGAAAGAGCAAGAGCAGAAGTAAGAGCAAGAGGAATCAATATGAGAAACAGCTGAGAGGGCTAAATGGTAAAGTGAGAGTTCTTGAAGATGAAATGAAAGCAATGATGtgtgaaagagagaaagaaagtagAGGTTATGAGAGAGATGAAATGATTTTTGCATTCAAGGAAGATGAATGGAAACAAGAGAAGAAGAAACTTAAAGATGAAGTGAAAAGGTTGAGAAAAATGTTGGAAGATAAGAATAATTCAAGTGTTTTGGTGGAACAAATGAGGGAAGAGAGAATTTGGAGAGATGAAGCTGTTGAAAAATGGAAGAAACTTTATCTTGCTATCAAGACTGAGCTTGATGACCTTATTCTCAGGACTCATCCTG gGGATGGACTGTACAGGAAAGCAGAGAAAGAGGAAGTAATTGAAGAGCTAAAAAAGGAAGTGAAAAATAAGGAGAAAAGTATTGAAGAACTGAAGGAAAGATTAGGTTTATTGGAGAAGGAAGAGTACAAGAGAGCAAGAGAGGTTGATATACTTAGGCAAAGTTTGAGAATTATGACTAGTAAGAAGGTTCCCAATTTTCCTCTTACCAAACCTAAATTTGCATTTGTCAAACAGGCCATCAAAGCATGA